In Rutidosis leptorrhynchoides isolate AG116_Rl617_1_P2 chromosome 2, CSIRO_AGI_Rlap_v1, whole genome shotgun sequence, one genomic interval encodes:
- the LOC139892479 gene encoding ribosome biogenesis protein BRX1 homolog 2-like, with translation MGKKRKHTEVDPPAAKKEETAPERPKRTLLGWKDKSEIEQKNDSAGFRNKEKVLVTCSRRINYRYRHLMLNLVSVLPHCKKDNKVESKATKGATLNELVELKSCSSCLFFECRKHKDLYLWMSKCPNGPSVKFLVNAVHTMEELKLTGNHLKGSRPLLTFSSNFDKDPHWKLLKEMITQIFGTPKEHRKSKPYHDHVFVFSIVDDHIWFRNYQISCPHTGADKIDRGGLEKMTLIEVGPRFCLNPIKIFGGSFGGPTLYENPFYVSPNMIRSLEKKKKAGKYATKIKAKTRRKMHEMTNPLEVDEFDDMWKEE, from the exons ATGGGGAAAAAGCGAAAGCATACCGAAGTAGATCCACCGGCGGCCAAAAAGGAAGAAACGGCGCCGGAAAGACCCAAACGAACACTTTTAGGTTGGAAAGACAAATCGGAAATTGAACAAAAAAACGACTCTGCTGGTTTTAGAAACAAAGAGAAAGTTTTAGTAACGTGTTCTCGTCGAATTAACTACAG GTATCGGCATCTGATGTTGAATTTGGTGTCAGTTTTGCCTCATTGTAAGAAAGATAATAAAGTTGAGTCTAAAGCTACTAAAGGTGCAACCCTAAATGAGCTTGTTGAACTTAAGAGCTGTTCTTCATGTCTCTTCTTTGAG TGCAGGAAACATAAAGATCTTTACTTGTGGATGTCTAAGTGCCCGAACGGTCCATCTGTCAAGTTCTTAGTGAATGCAG TTCATACGATGGAAGAGTTAAAGCTTACAGGGAATCATCTCAAAGGTTCCCGACCTCTTCTTACATTTTCATCAAATTTTGATAAAGATCCACACTGGAAACTTTTGAAGGAAATGATTACACAG ATATTTGGGACCCCTAAGGAGCACAGGAAATCAAAGCCCTACCATGACCATGTGTTTGTGTTCTCAATTGTTGATGACCACATTTGGTTTCGCAATTACCAG ATATCATGTCCTCATACTGGAGCAGATAAAATTGACCGAGGAGGCCTGGAAAAAATGACCCTTATCGAG GTCGGTCCACGATTTTGTTTGAACCCTATCAAGATCTTTGGTGGTAGCTTTGGAGGTCCAACTCTATATGAGAATCCATTCTACGTTTCACCAAATATG ATACGTTCATTGGAGAAGAAAAAGAAGGCGGGCAAGTATGCAACGAAGATTAAAGCTAAGACGAGAAGAAAGATGCATGAGATGACTAACCCATTGGAGGTTGATGAGTTTGATGACATGTGGAAAGAAGAATAA
- the LOC139892480 gene encoding pantothenate kinase 2 isoform X1: MVGNSINRSGSRPQLDLSGAAIQGNFEERDPTILLPNQSDDISHLALDIGGSLIKLVYFSRHEDRIVNDKRKKSLSERLGVINGTRRSFPILGGRLHFVKFETAKINECLDFIRSKQLHRGDNDNAVIKATGGGAYKFADLFKEKLGVSIDKEDEMDCLVAGSNFLLKAIRHEAFTHKEGHKEFVQIDHNDMYPYLLVNIGSGVSMIKVDGDGKFQRVSGTNVGGGTYWGLGRLLTKCKSFDELLELSQRGDNSSVDMLVGDIYGGLDYSKIGLSASTIASSFGKAISENKEVEDYRPEDISLSLLRMISYNIGQISYLTALQLGIKRIFFGGFFIRGHAYTMDTISFAVQFWSKGDAQAMFLRHEGFLGALGAFMSYEKHGLDDLMVHQLVERFPMGAPYTGGKIHGPPLGDLNEKISWMEKFVQKGIKITAPVPTASPRTTGLGGFEAPSSRGATLRSDESNLNVGVLHLVPSLEVFPLLADPKTYEPNTIDLADPNELEYWFTVLSEHMPDLVEKAVASEGGTDDAKRRGNAFARAFSAHLARLMEEPAAYGKLGLANLLELREECLREFNFFDCYSTIKHRENEASLAVLPDLLMELDGMNEETRLLTLIEGVLAANIFDWGSRACVDLYHKGTIIEIYRMSRKKMQRPWRVDDFDAFKERMGFGDKKPHFRHKRALLFVDNAGADVVLGMLPLARELLRRGTEVVLVANSLPALNDITAAELPEIIAEAAKHCDILRGAAEAGGLLMDAMINIQDSPRQKGSATPLMVIENGCGSPCIDLRQVSSELAALAKDADLVILEGMGRSLHTNFNARFKCDALKLAMVKNQRLAEKLIKGNIYDCVCRYEPAS; this comes from the exons ATGGTTGGAAATTCGATTAATAGATCAGGTTCAAGGCCTCAACTTGATCTTAGTGGTGCTGCAATTCAAGGCAATTTTGAAGAACGAGACCCGACAATTTTGTTGCCGAATCAATCTGATGATATATCACATTTAGCACTTGACATTGGAG GATCTCTTATCAAGTTAGTTTATTTTTCAAGACACGAGGATCGTATAGTTAATGACAAGAGGAAGAAGTCTTTAAGTGAGAGACTTGGTGTTATCAACGGTACCCgaaggagtttcccaattcttggaGGAAGGCTGCATTTTGTAAAATTTGAAACGGCAAAAATTAACGAATGTTTAGATTTTATTCGTTCAAAACAACTTCACCGAGGAG ACAATGACAATGCGGTAATCAAG GCGACAGGTGGTGGGGCATACAAGTTTGCCGACTTATTTAAAGAAAAACTTGGAGTTAGTATAGATAAAGAAGATGAGATGGATTGTCTCGTAGCTGGTTCAAACTTTTTGCTTAAG GCAATTCGTCATGAAGCCTTCACCCATAAGGAAGGTCACAAAGAGTTTGTTCAAATAGACCATAATGACATGTACCCGTACCTTCTTGTTAATATCGGTTCTGGTGTGAGCATGATAAAG GTGGATGGAGATGGGAAGTTTCAAAGGGTTAGTGGCACAAATGTAGGTGGTGGTACGTATTGGGGTTTAGGAAGATTATTGACTAAGTGCAAGAG TTTTGATGAATTGTTGGAGTTAAGTCAAAGGGGAGATAACAGCTCGGTAGACATGCTTGTCGGGGATATTTATGGGGGCTTGGATTATTCAAAG ATTGGACTTTCTGCATCGACAATTGCTTCCAGTTTTGGAAAGGCAATTTCTGAGAACAAGGAGGTTGAAGACTATAGACCAGAAGACATTTCCCTATCTCTTCTCCGTATGATTTCTTACAATATAGGCCAG ATATCTTATTTAACCGCATTGCAACTTGGAATCAAACGGATATTTTTTGGAGGATTTTTCATAAGGGGTCATGCTTATACCATGGACACCATTTCATTTGCTGTCCAATTTTG GTCGAAAGGAGATGCACAAGCTATGTTTTTGCGTCACGAAGGTTTTTTGGGAGCTTTAGGTGCATTTATGAGTTATGAAAAACATGGATTAGATGACTTAATGGTTCACCAGCTGGTCGAACGATTTCCAATGGGTGCTCCATATACTGGAGGAAAGATTCATGGGCCCCCACTTGGGGATTTGAATGAGAAG ATATCATGGATGGAGAAGTTTGTACAAAAGGGAATCAAAATAACGGCTCCTGTTCCAACGGCTTCTCCAAGAACTACTGGTTTAGGTGGCTTTGAGGCTCCTTCATCGAGAGGAGCTACGTTACGTTCTGACGAAAGCAATTTGAATGTTGGTGTACTTCATCTAGTTCCCTCTTTAGAAGTTTTTCCATTGTTGGCTGACCCTAAAAC TTATGAACCAAATACAATCGATCTTGCGGATCCCAATGAGCTTGA ATATTGGTTTACGGTGCTATCTGAGCATATGCCTGACCTTGTTGAGAAG GCGGTGGCGAGTGAAGGTGGAACGGATGATGCGAAAAGACGGGGCAATGCTTTTGCTCGTGCGTTTTCTGCTCATTTGGCGAG GTTGATGGAAGAACCGGCTGCTTATGGGAAATTAGGACTAGCTAATCTTCTCGAGTTGAGAGAAGAGTGCTTGAGAGAATTCAACTTTTTTGATTGCTATAGTACTATAAAACATAG AGAGAACGAGGCTTCACTTGCTGTATTGCCTGATCTTTTAATGGAGCTCGATGGTATGAACGAG GAAACAAGACTACTTACATTAATAGAAGGTGTTCTTGCTGCAAACATTTTCGATTGGGGATCTCGTGCGTGTGTTGATCTTTATCACAAAGGAACAATCATTGAAATCTATAGAATGAGTCGCAAAAAGATGCAACGACCTTGGCGG GTTGATGATTTTGATGCGTTTAAAGAGAGAATGGGTTTTGGAGACAAGAAACCTCATTTTCGTCATAAACGGGCTTTGCTATTTGTGGACAACGCGGGTGCTGATGTTGTTTTAGGAATGCTTCCCTTGGCCCGTGAGCTTTTACGTCGTGGGACTGAA GTTGTGCTAGTTGCAAACTCCCTTCCAGCTCTAAACGATATTACAGCAGCGGAACTTCCGGAAATCATTGCCGAGGCTGCCAAG CACTGTGACATTCTTCGTGGAGCTGCTGAAGCTGGGGGCCTACTTATGGATGCGATGATCAATATTCAAGACAGTCCAAGGCAAAAGGGAAGTGCAACTCCCTTAATGGTCATTGAAAACGGTTGTGGGAGCCCGTGCATTGATTTGAGGCAGGTCAGCTCCGAGTTAGCTGCGCTTGCCAAAGATGCTGACTTG GTCATTTTGGAAGGGATGGGGCGTTCATTGCATACCAACTTCAATGCTCGGTTTAAATGTGACGCTCTGAAG CTTGCGATGGTGAAGAATCAACGATTAGCTGAGAAGTTGATTAAAGGAAACATATATGACTGTGTCTGCAGATATGAACCAGCTAGCTAG
- the LOC139892480 gene encoding pantothenate kinase 2 isoform X2 yields the protein MVGNSINRSGSRPQLDLSGAAIQGNFEERDPTILLPNQSDDISHLALDIGGSLIKLVYFSRHEDRIVNDKRKKSLSERLGVINGTRRSFPILGGRLHFVKFETAKINECLDFIRSKQLHRGDNDNAVIKATGGGAYKFADLFKEKLGVSIDKEDEMDCLVAGSNFLLKAIRHEAFTHKEGHKEFVQIDHNDMYPYLLVNIGSGVSMIKVDGDGKFQRVSGTNVGGGTYWGLGRLLTKCKSFDELLELSQRGDNSSVDMLVGDIYGGLDYSKIGLSASTIASSFGKAISENKEVEDYRPEDISLSLLRMISYNIGQISYLTALQLGIKRIFFGGFFIRGHAYTMDTISFAVQFWSKGDAQAMFLRHEGFLGALGAFMSYEKHGLDDLMVHQLVERFPMGAPYTGGKIHGPPLGDLNEKISWMEKFVQKGIKITAPVPTASPRTTGLGGFEAPSSRGATLRSDESNLNVGVLHLVPSLEVFPLLADPKTYEPNTIDLADPNELEYWFTVLSEHMPDLVEKAVASEGGTDDAKRRGNAFARAFSAHLARLMEEPAAYGKLGLANLLELREECLREFNFFDCYSTIKHRENEASLAVLPDLLMELDGMNEETRLLTLIEGVLAANIFDWGSRACVDLYHKGTIIEIYRMSRKKMQRPWRVDDFDAFKERMGFGDKKPHFRHKRALLFVDNAGADVVLGMLPLARELLRRGTEVVLVANSLPALNDITAAELPEIIAEAAKHCDILRGAAEAGGLLMDAMINIQDSPRQKGSATPLMVIENGCGSPCIDLRQVSSELAALAKDADLATKGGEYFYSDVCGQIELSRDHL from the exons ATGGTTGGAAATTCGATTAATAGATCAGGTTCAAGGCCTCAACTTGATCTTAGTGGTGCTGCAATTCAAGGCAATTTTGAAGAACGAGACCCGACAATTTTGTTGCCGAATCAATCTGATGATATATCACATTTAGCACTTGACATTGGAG GATCTCTTATCAAGTTAGTTTATTTTTCAAGACACGAGGATCGTATAGTTAATGACAAGAGGAAGAAGTCTTTAAGTGAGAGACTTGGTGTTATCAACGGTACCCgaaggagtttcccaattcttggaGGAAGGCTGCATTTTGTAAAATTTGAAACGGCAAAAATTAACGAATGTTTAGATTTTATTCGTTCAAAACAACTTCACCGAGGAG ACAATGACAATGCGGTAATCAAG GCGACAGGTGGTGGGGCATACAAGTTTGCCGACTTATTTAAAGAAAAACTTGGAGTTAGTATAGATAAAGAAGATGAGATGGATTGTCTCGTAGCTGGTTCAAACTTTTTGCTTAAG GCAATTCGTCATGAAGCCTTCACCCATAAGGAAGGTCACAAAGAGTTTGTTCAAATAGACCATAATGACATGTACCCGTACCTTCTTGTTAATATCGGTTCTGGTGTGAGCATGATAAAG GTGGATGGAGATGGGAAGTTTCAAAGGGTTAGTGGCACAAATGTAGGTGGTGGTACGTATTGGGGTTTAGGAAGATTATTGACTAAGTGCAAGAG TTTTGATGAATTGTTGGAGTTAAGTCAAAGGGGAGATAACAGCTCGGTAGACATGCTTGTCGGGGATATTTATGGGGGCTTGGATTATTCAAAG ATTGGACTTTCTGCATCGACAATTGCTTCCAGTTTTGGAAAGGCAATTTCTGAGAACAAGGAGGTTGAAGACTATAGACCAGAAGACATTTCCCTATCTCTTCTCCGTATGATTTCTTACAATATAGGCCAG ATATCTTATTTAACCGCATTGCAACTTGGAATCAAACGGATATTTTTTGGAGGATTTTTCATAAGGGGTCATGCTTATACCATGGACACCATTTCATTTGCTGTCCAATTTTG GTCGAAAGGAGATGCACAAGCTATGTTTTTGCGTCACGAAGGTTTTTTGGGAGCTTTAGGTGCATTTATGAGTTATGAAAAACATGGATTAGATGACTTAATGGTTCACCAGCTGGTCGAACGATTTCCAATGGGTGCTCCATATACTGGAGGAAAGATTCATGGGCCCCCACTTGGGGATTTGAATGAGAAG ATATCATGGATGGAGAAGTTTGTACAAAAGGGAATCAAAATAACGGCTCCTGTTCCAACGGCTTCTCCAAGAACTACTGGTTTAGGTGGCTTTGAGGCTCCTTCATCGAGAGGAGCTACGTTACGTTCTGACGAAAGCAATTTGAATGTTGGTGTACTTCATCTAGTTCCCTCTTTAGAAGTTTTTCCATTGTTGGCTGACCCTAAAAC TTATGAACCAAATACAATCGATCTTGCGGATCCCAATGAGCTTGA ATATTGGTTTACGGTGCTATCTGAGCATATGCCTGACCTTGTTGAGAAG GCGGTGGCGAGTGAAGGTGGAACGGATGATGCGAAAAGACGGGGCAATGCTTTTGCTCGTGCGTTTTCTGCTCATTTGGCGAG GTTGATGGAAGAACCGGCTGCTTATGGGAAATTAGGACTAGCTAATCTTCTCGAGTTGAGAGAAGAGTGCTTGAGAGAATTCAACTTTTTTGATTGCTATAGTACTATAAAACATAG AGAGAACGAGGCTTCACTTGCTGTATTGCCTGATCTTTTAATGGAGCTCGATGGTATGAACGAG GAAACAAGACTACTTACATTAATAGAAGGTGTTCTTGCTGCAAACATTTTCGATTGGGGATCTCGTGCGTGTGTTGATCTTTATCACAAAGGAACAATCATTGAAATCTATAGAATGAGTCGCAAAAAGATGCAACGACCTTGGCGG GTTGATGATTTTGATGCGTTTAAAGAGAGAATGGGTTTTGGAGACAAGAAACCTCATTTTCGTCATAAACGGGCTTTGCTATTTGTGGACAACGCGGGTGCTGATGTTGTTTTAGGAATGCTTCCCTTGGCCCGTGAGCTTTTACGTCGTGGGACTGAA GTTGTGCTAGTTGCAAACTCCCTTCCAGCTCTAAACGATATTACAGCAGCGGAACTTCCGGAAATCATTGCCGAGGCTGCCAAG CACTGTGACATTCTTCGTGGAGCTGCTGAAGCTGGGGGCCTACTTATGGATGCGATGATCAATATTCAAGACAGTCCAAGGCAAAAGGGAAGTGCAACTCCCTTAATGGTCATTGAAAACGGTTGTGGGAGCCCGTGCATTGATTTGAGGCAGGTCAGCTCCGAGTTAGCTGCGCTTGCCAAAGATGCTGACTTG GCTACCAAAGGAGGGGAGTATTTTTACTCTGATGTATGCGGCCAAATTGAGTTATCCCGTGACCATTTATGA